In Zunongwangia profunda SM-A87, the following proteins share a genomic window:
- a CDS encoding efflux RND transporter permease subunit, with translation MLNKSIKFLIENKLVAVLLLALFVGWGVVNAPFNWETGILPTDPVAVDAIPDIGENQQIVFTKWQGRSPQDIEDQITYPLTTSLLGIPGVKTIRSSSMFGFSSIYIIFEEDVEFYWSRSRILEKLNSLPSNLLPDGVNPALGPDATGLGQIFWYTLEGRDKDGNVTGGWDLQELRSIQDYYVKYGLSSASGVSEVASIGGYVQEYQVDVDPEKMRQYNIGLSAIVKAVKQSNQDIGAQTLEINQAEYLVRGLGYVKSVADIENAVVTSENFTSIRIKDIATVHLGPQTRRGILDKEGAEVVGGVVVARYGANPMEVINNVKEQIAELSSGLPTKVLADGRTSQVTIVPFYDRTQLIQETLHTLNEALTLEILITILVIIVMVFNLRASILISGLLPVAVLMVFIAMKLFDVDANIVALSGIAIAIGTMVDVGVILAENMIRHLEDEKLRFRESGIEYTTNEIIYNATAEVSGAILTAVLTTIISFIPVFTMIGAEGKLFRPLAFTKTMALTASLVIALFLIPPFAAFLFKKSTIREHAKYIINAVLIVLGITAIFYGYWLGIILIAYGIVAILSVRDIITAKRANLIHIVISCIAIVFLLAEYWRPLGFDRGIIMNLIFVAIICFGLLGAFSIFQKYYDTILRWALQNRLLFLIIPTTVLILGAIIMRNTGKEFMPSLNEGSFLLMPTSLPHAGVEENKRVLQQLDMAVASIPEIETVVGKSGRTESALDPAPLSMYENVIQYKSEYMRNKNGERQRYRVNDDGLFVLKNDKFIINPNNEIDDDANYEASQLKTNATHNDLIEDGSGEYYRNWRPEIDSPDDIWNEIVKVTKFPGVTSAPKLQPIETRLVMLQTGMRAPMGIKVKGPDLKTIEAFGLQLEDILKQAEGVKEQAVFADRIVGKPYLLIDIKRDQLARYGISIMDVQEVLQVAVGGMPLTQTVEGRERYGVRVRYPRELRANPEDLKDIYVPVEKGSPVPLSELVDIRYEQGPQVIKSEDTFLIGYVLFDKLDGFAEVDVVENAQALIQQKIDNGDLIVPQGINYRFTGTYENQLRAEKTLSVVVPLALLIIFLILYFQFRSVSTSLMVFTGIAVAFAGGFIMIWLYGQDWFFNFSFFGENMRDLFNMKTINLSVAVWVGFIALFGIATDDGVVMATYLTQTFDRENPNDKKGIRLATLEAAGKRIRPCLMTTVTTVLALLPVLTSTGKGSDIMIPMAIPIFGGMIIDITSYFLVPVLYSWKKEYQLKRANK, from the coding sequence ATGCTGAATAAAAGCATCAAATTTCTAATAGAAAATAAATTAGTAGCTGTTTTACTATTAGCTTTGTTCGTCGGTTGGGGCGTTGTAAACGCACCTTTTAATTGGGAGACCGGTATTTTGCCTACTGACCCTGTAGCTGTGGATGCCATTCCCGATATTGGTGAAAACCAACAAATTGTTTTTACCAAATGGCAAGGGCGCTCGCCACAGGATATTGAAGACCAAATTACGTATCCACTTACAACTTCGCTTCTAGGTATTCCAGGCGTGAAAACTATTCGTAGTTCCTCTATGTTTGGGTTTTCCAGTATCTATATCATTTTTGAAGAAGATGTGGAGTTTTACTGGTCACGTAGTCGCATTCTCGAAAAACTCAATTCGCTTCCTTCCAACTTGCTGCCAGATGGCGTTAACCCAGCTTTGGGCCCTGATGCCACAGGTTTAGGACAAATATTCTGGTACACCCTAGAAGGTCGTGACAAGGATGGTAATGTAACCGGTGGTTGGGATTTACAGGAACTGCGTAGTATACAGGATTATTATGTGAAATACGGATTGTCATCGGCAAGTGGTGTTTCCGAAGTAGCGTCTATCGGCGGTTATGTTCAGGAATATCAAGTAGATGTGGACCCGGAGAAAATGCGCCAATACAATATTGGATTAAGTGCCATTGTCAAAGCCGTTAAGCAGAGCAACCAAGATATTGGTGCACAAACATTGGAAATCAATCAGGCCGAATATCTGGTTCGTGGTTTGGGCTATGTAAAATCCGTTGCAGATATTGAAAATGCCGTGGTCACTTCAGAGAATTTTACGTCTATCCGAATAAAAGACATCGCAACTGTTCATTTGGGACCGCAAACTCGTCGTGGTATTTTAGATAAAGAAGGTGCCGAAGTTGTTGGTGGTGTTGTGGTAGCGCGATATGGCGCCAACCCTATGGAAGTTATCAATAATGTAAAAGAGCAAATCGCTGAACTGTCATCTGGGCTTCCAACAAAAGTTCTGGCAGATGGCCGCACCTCACAAGTGACCATTGTCCCCTTTTACGACCGTACCCAGCTTATTCAAGAGACCCTACACACGCTTAATGAAGCACTCACGCTTGAAATCTTAATAACCATTCTGGTCATTATCGTAATGGTGTTCAACCTACGCGCATCCATCTTAATTTCAGGTTTGTTACCCGTTGCAGTATTAATGGTTTTCATTGCAATGAAACTTTTTGATGTAGATGCAAATATTGTAGCATTGTCAGGGATTGCCATTGCTATAGGTACAATGGTGGATGTGGGCGTTATACTGGCCGAAAATATGATTCGGCATTTGGAAGATGAAAAATTACGCTTTCGCGAAAGCGGAATCGAGTACACCACAAATGAAATCATCTACAATGCAACTGCTGAAGTTTCTGGTGCAATTTTAACGGCAGTATTAACAACCATTATCAGTTTTATTCCTGTATTCACTATGATAGGTGCTGAAGGAAAGTTGTTTCGTCCACTCGCATTTACAAAGACAATGGCGCTCACGGCGTCTTTGGTTATCGCCCTTTTCTTGATACCACCATTTGCCGCATTCCTTTTCAAAAAGAGTACTATTAGGGAGCACGCTAAATATATTATTAATGCTGTTCTCATCGTCCTTGGTATCACAGCCATCTTCTATGGTTATTGGTTGGGTATTATATTAATTGCCTATGGAATCGTTGCAATTTTGAGTGTACGCGATATTATCACGGCAAAAAGAGCCAATCTAATACATATCGTTATTTCTTGTATTGCTATTGTTTTCCTTCTAGCCGAATACTGGCGACCACTAGGTTTTGACCGCGGTATTATAATGAACTTGATTTTTGTTGCGATTATCTGTTTCGGATTACTGGGGGCGTTTTCAATTTTCCAAAAATATTACGACACTATATTACGTTGGGCACTTCAAAACCGATTACTGTTTTTAATAATTCCGACCACAGTGTTGATTTTAGGGGCCATAATAATGCGCAACACGGGTAAAGAATTTATGCCATCGCTCAACGAAGGCTCATTCCTGTTAATGCCAACATCCTTGCCACACGCAGGTGTTGAAGAAAACAAGCGTGTGTTACAGCAGCTTGATATGGCCGTAGCCAGTATTCCTGAAATCGAAACGGTAGTAGGTAAATCGGGTAGAACAGAATCTGCTCTTGACCCTGCGCCGCTCTCGATGTATGAAAATGTGATTCAGTATAAGTCTGAATATATGCGAAACAAGAATGGCGAGAGACAACGCTACCGCGTAAACGATGATGGTTTATTTGTTCTGAAAAATGATAAATTCATTATTAATCCAAATAATGAAATCGATGATGACGCTAATTATGAGGCCTCGCAACTAAAAACAAATGCAACCCATAACGATTTAATTGAAGACGGCAGCGGTGAATATTACCGAAACTGGCGGCCAGAAATCGACAGCCCAGACGATATCTGGAATGAGATTGTGAAAGTGACCAAATTTCCAGGGGTGACTTCTGCACCAAAACTACAACCTATCGAGACAAGGCTCGTAATGCTTCAAACAGGTATGCGTGCGCCTATGGGTATAAAAGTTAAAGGGCCAGACTTGAAAACAATAGAAGCTTTTGGTCTACAGCTCGAAGACATTTTAAAACAAGCTGAAGGTGTAAAAGAACAAGCTGTCTTTGCAGACCGTATTGTGGGCAAGCCCTATTTACTAATTGATATAAAACGAGACCAATTGGCACGCTATGGAATTTCCATAATGGATGTTCAGGAAGTACTTCAGGTAGCTGTGGGCGGTATGCCGCTTACTCAAACGGTAGAAGGTCGTGAGCGGTATGGAGTAAGAGTGCGCTATCCGCGTGAGTTGCGTGCAAACCCAGAAGATTTAAAAGATATTTATGTTCCGGTTGAGAAAGGAAGTCCGGTTCCACTGAGCGAATTGGTAGACATACGTTATGAACAAGGTCCACAGGTCATAAAAAGTGAGGACACCTTCTTGATAGGGTATGTACTGTTTGATAAACTCGATGGTTTTGCCGAAGTTGATGTGGTCGAAAATGCCCAAGCGCTCATTCAACAAAAAATAGACAATGGTGATTTGATTGTGCCACAAGGTATTAATTACCGTTTTACGGGTACGTATGAAAATCAGCTGCGCGCAGAAAAAACACTTTCCGTAGTTGTGCCTTTGGCATTGCTTATTATTTTCTTGATTCTGTATTTCCAGTTCCGTTCTGTTTCCACCTCGTTGATGGTATTTACAGGAATCGCAGTTGCCTTTGCAGGTGGCTTTATAATGATTTGGCTTTACGGTCAGGATTGGTTCTTCAATTTCAGCTTTTTTGGTGAGAATATGCGGGATTTGTTCAATATGAAAACCATCAATCTAAGTGTTGCTGTCTGGGTTGGCTTTATTGCGCTTTTTGGTATCGCAACAGATGATGGTGTAGTTATGGCTACCTACCTCACACAAACTTTTGACAGAGAGAATCCCAATGATAAAAAAGGAATCCGACTTGCCACATTAGAAGCTGCTGGAAAGCGAATTCGTCCGTGTTTGATGACTACTGTTACCACCGTGCTTGCACTCTTACCTGTACTTACTTCTACGGGAAAAGGAAGCGATATTATGATACCTATGGCAATCCCCATTTTCGGTGGGATGATTATAGATATTACATCCTACTTTTTAGTACCAGTATTATATAGCTGGAAAAAAGAGTACCAACTTAAACGAGCAAACAAATGA
- a CDS encoding HYC_CC_PP family protein translates to MKKIFFKISTFSMALLVLLSTVSFTVDSHYCGDIFVDSSLFGHAQTCGMDVQQQSQSSECDISKKDCCSDEQVIVEGQDTLKTSFDKLDKDQQLFVAAFIHTYIHLFFESQEDLNSYRDYTPPPLVRDIQVLDQTFLI, encoded by the coding sequence ATGAAGAAAATCTTTTTTAAAATATCAACATTCTCTATGGCACTGTTAGTGTTGTTGTCAACCGTATCATTTACGGTAGATAGTCATTATTGTGGAGATATTTTTGTGGACTCTTCATTATTTGGTCACGCTCAAACTTGCGGTATGGATGTTCAACAGCAATCGCAGTCATCAGAGTGTGATATTTCTAAAAAAGATTGCTGTAGTGATGAACAAGTGATTGTTGAAGGGCAAGATACTTTAAAAACATCGTTCGACAAATTAGATAAAGACCAACAACTATTTGTTGCTGCTTTTATCCATACCTATATACACTTATTTTTCGAATCTCAAGAAGATTTAAATTCATACAGAGATTATACGCCTCCTCCCTTGGTCAGGGATATTCAAGTTTTAGACCAGACTTTCCTTATTTGA
- a CDS encoding DUF4856 domain-containing protein has translation MKKMFFTAIIGSLIFASCSSDDEPITETSNIEVPSNYTFERDGQSTVDFSGQTTRILMAEEILNSFTDFENTTVISLQAMYAHQEGDLDFSDAALNASDKNVRSKTAASQDYFSANTTEAAAIRNLFDSYISGQVNEVFPNKDVLAVAGSAGQLADGTKTRYVNAKGLVYNQMFAKSLIGALMADQMLNNYLSIAVLDADNKVADNDNGITEDGETFTTMEHNWDEAYGYLYGTSVDAANPNVTIGGDDSFLNDYLGTVNADPDFSTIAADIFDAFKLGRAAIVAKDYTVRDTQAAIIRQKISEVIAIRAVYYLQQGKNLLANGDFGAAFQNLSEGYGFVFSLRFTRNQSTDTSFFSTSEVDGFTSALLADGLNGFWDLEPSTLDSITEAIAAKFDFTVEQAASAN, from the coding sequence ATGAAAAAAATGTTTTTTACCGCAATTATAGGAAGCCTTATTTTTGCTTCGTGTTCTTCTGATGATGAGCCGATTACTGAAACCTCAAACATTGAGGTGCCTTCAAACTACACCTTCGAAAGAGATGGACAATCCACAGTGGATTTTAGTGGCCAGACCACCCGAATTTTAATGGCTGAAGAAATCCTTAATTCCTTTACAGATTTCGAAAACACGACTGTGATATCCTTGCAGGCAATGTATGCACATCAGGAAGGGGACCTAGATTTTTCAGACGCTGCCTTAAATGCGTCAGATAAAAACGTACGCAGTAAAACGGCTGCGTCCCAAGATTATTTTAGCGCAAACACCACAGAAGCGGCAGCTATAAGAAACCTATTCGATAGCTATATTTCCGGTCAGGTCAATGAGGTATTCCCTAACAAGGATGTCCTAGCAGTCGCTGGCAGTGCCGGTCAACTTGCCGATGGGACAAAAACCCGGTATGTTAACGCTAAAGGACTTGTGTACAACCAAATGTTTGCAAAAAGCCTTATTGGGGCGCTGATGGCAGATCAGATGCTTAACAACTATCTCAGCATAGCTGTTCTTGATGCTGATAATAAAGTTGCGGACAACGACAATGGGATTACAGAGGATGGAGAGACCTTTACCACGATGGAACATAATTGGGACGAGGCCTATGGATACCTCTACGGAACATCCGTTGATGCAGCCAACCCGAATGTAACCATTGGGGGCGATGATAGTTTTTTGAATGATTATTTGGGCACAGTAAACGCAGACCCGGATTTTTCTACCATTGCTGCCGATATTTTTGATGCATTCAAATTGGGTCGTGCCGCGATAGTGGCAAAAGATTATACAGTACGGGATACCCAGGCTGCCATTATACGTCAAAAAATATCCGAGGTAATTGCCATACGTGCGGTATACTATTTACAACAAGGAAAAAATTTGCTTGCAAACGGTGATTTTGGCGCCGCATTCCAAAACCTTTCTGAGGGTTATGGGTTTGTTTTTAGCTTGCGTTTTACTAGAAACCAGAGTACAGATACTTCCTTCTTTAGCACAAGCGAAGTTGATGGTTTTACATCTGCTCTCTTGGCGGATGGACTCAATGGTTTTTGGGACCTTGAACCTTCAACACTGGACAGTATTACTGAAGCTATTGCCGCTAAATTTGACTTCACGGTCGAGCAAGCTGCCAGCGCAAATTAA
- a CDS encoding imelysin family protein produces MKHWKLWSFISIGLLIVACSKDNGNENLPPANNNFDRGAMLLNWADNIIVPAYTSFKTEAENLNNAATVYSNEPTEASLQSLRASWTAAYISFQKVSMFEIGKAEELRYRNRLNIYPSNTQKIEDFVATGSYDLALPSTMDVQGFPAIDYLINGLGATDTEIVSFYTTNGNALGYKNYLGTLTETILQLTTTLSVFPLPAEPIMDAPRLMLSSLKFPFVVAKLT; encoded by the coding sequence ATGAAACACTGGAAACTTTGGAGTTTTATTAGTATCGGACTGCTGATTGTAGCGTGTTCAAAAGATAATGGGAACGAAAACTTGCCACCGGCTAACAATAATTTTGATCGTGGCGCAATGCTTTTAAATTGGGCAGATAATATCATTGTCCCTGCATATACTTCTTTTAAAACAGAGGCCGAAAACCTGAACAATGCCGCAACGGTCTATTCAAATGAGCCTACAGAGGCAAGCCTACAGAGTTTGCGCGCCTCGTGGACAGCGGCCTACATTTCCTTTCAAAAGGTCTCTATGTTCGAAATAGGCAAGGCCGAAGAGTTACGGTACAGAAACCGACTGAATATTTATCCATCAAACACCCAAAAAATTGAAGATTTTGTAGCCACCGGTTCTTACGATCTGGCCTTGCCATCTACAATGGATGTACAGGGTTTCCCTGCTATAGATTATCTGATCAACGGTCTTGGAGCAACAGATACCGAAATTGTAAGTTTCTATACTACCAACGGCAATGCCCTGGGATATAAAAATTATCTCGGCACCCTTACGGAAACTATCCTGCAATTGACCACAACACTCTCGGTCTTTCCACTTCCGGCAGAACCTATTATGGATGCACCTCGTTTGATGTTATCCAGTTTAAAATTTCCTTTCGTGGTGGCAAAATTGACTTGA
- the mobB gene encoding MobB family relaxase, which yields MYITITPQKMGSNYSKSSADFVGYLEKENQGLEQQDMEHFFNQYGDEISAEEVVKEIDGNTAKLEKHEPRFYSITVSPSKYELKRLQNHSEDLQKYTRETMKDYVASFNREINGRPITIDDIKYYAKIEHQRAFKGTDFQIKENQPYATKILQLKTEIRNVQDGRAEGNVKKLEKEIGKLEREAPHQQNGKRIVQGMPKAGNQSHIHIIVSRKDASNKFSLSPGSKYKASDVELNGKTVKRGFDRDGFFEKAEKTFDKSFGYQRNFAETYKARKDFNKNPKIYFASLMKLPTNEKAIAFKLMRESNIPIMPSIPVTQAQLAMKIFNRLRRGAEVAIKSSSIGI from the coding sequence ATGTACATAACAATAACACCTCAAAAAATGGGAAGCAATTATTCTAAAAGTTCGGCTGATTTTGTGGGTTATCTGGAGAAGGAAAACCAAGGACTGGAACAGCAGGATATGGAACATTTTTTTAACCAATACGGCGACGAGATTTCAGCAGAGGAAGTGGTCAAGGAAATTGATGGCAATACGGCAAAACTCGAAAAGCACGAACCACGGTTTTATTCCATTACCGTAAGCCCATCTAAATACGAACTGAAACGGTTGCAGAACCATAGTGAGGATTTGCAAAAATACACCCGTGAGACTATGAAGGATTATGTGGCTTCATTTAATCGCGAAATCAATGGGCGACCCATTACAATCGATGATATAAAATACTATGCTAAAATTGAACACCAAAGAGCCTTTAAAGGAACGGACTTTCAGATAAAAGAAAACCAACCGTATGCCACAAAAATACTTCAACTAAAAACTGAAATCCGAAATGTGCAAGATGGACGAGCAGAAGGGAATGTGAAAAAATTGGAAAAAGAAATAGGGAAACTCGAAAGAGAAGCCCCACACCAACAGAACGGAAAACGAATCGTACAAGGAATGCCAAAAGCAGGAAACCAAAGTCATATCCATATTATTGTGAGCCGTAAGGATGCTTCCAATAAATTCTCTTTGTCCCCAGGAAGTAAATACAAAGCTTCTGATGTTGAATTAAATGGTAAAACGGTAAAACGGGGATTTGATAGGGATGGGTTTTTTGAGAAAGCGGAAAAGACTTTTGACAAGTCTTTTGGCTATCAAAGGAACTTTGCTGAAACTTATAAAGCAAGAAAGGATTTCAACAAGAATCCGAAAATCTATTTTGCTTCACTAATGAAACTGCCCACCAATGAAAAAGCGATTGCGTTCAAATTAATGCGTGAAAGTAATATTCCAATAATGCCGAGTATTCCGGTCACGCAAGCACAATTGGCAATGAAAATTTTTAATAGGCTACGACGTGGTGCGGAAGTGGCCATTAAATCGAGTTCCATCGGAATCTAA
- a CDS encoding BfmA/BtgA family mobilization protein, producing the protein MDSFITIRFKRKTAKRFQEFSKKHFKTHTETMEAILDFFFYNEISPKEKLGPTGRTIEAKLLKRINAVIAIMRDVEKTQTKPTVAMIQSLFETEQPSKKPLIVEKKYAEEKKKVRFREKQNLNNDL; encoded by the coding sequence ATGGATTCATTCATCACCATCAGGTTCAAAAGGAAAACTGCCAAACGTTTTCAGGAATTTTCAAAAAAGCACTTCAAGACACATACGGAAACGATGGAAGCCATTCTTGATTTTTTCTTCTACAATGAGATATCTCCAAAAGAAAAATTAGGTCCGACAGGACGAACCATCGAAGCCAAGTTACTGAAAAGAATCAATGCAGTAATCGCTATAATGAGGGATGTTGAAAAGACCCAAACCAAGCCTACAGTTGCAATGATTCAATCCCTTTTTGAGACAGAACAGCCAAGCAAAAAACCTTTGATAGTGGAAAAGAAATATGCCGAAGAAAAAAAGAAAGTACGCTTTCGCGAAAAGCAAAATCTTAATAACGACCTCTAA
- a CDS encoding DUF6876 family protein — MKAQVNEIKEGLQHFHGTEMFYQIPLLRTRFTDGLKYLANVADCFWLITDTSVIAKSLMNRSEFVTIDFKRLPEDKQDFTGYEAEIIYSDGNNNILEKHGYRVTDFPLDELRLFFVNDTLMLPSEY; from the coding sequence ATGAAAGCACAAGTTAACGAAATCAAAGAAGGATTGCAACATTTTCACGGAACGGAAATGTTCTACCAAATCCCATTATTAAGAACACGTTTTACAGACGGACTAAAATATCTTGCCAATGTAGCAGATTGTTTTTGGCTCATTACGGACACTTCCGTAATTGCAAAAAGTCTAATGAACCGAAGCGAATTTGTAACCATAGACTTCAAAAGATTGCCCGAAGATAAGCAGGATTTTACAGGCTATGAAGCAGAGATAATATACAGCGATGGCAACAACAATATTTTGGAAAAACACGGTTATCGGGTAACTGATTTTCCGCTCGATGAACTGCGGTTATTTTTTGTAAATGATACGTTGATGTTACCAAGCGAATACTAA
- a CDS encoding single-stranded DNA-binding protein produces MKTIKNHVQLIGNIGQDPQVTNLENGKIVAQFSMATNENYKDAKGEKQSETHWHSVVAWGKLATIIEKYAVVGKQIAIEGKLAQRSYETKEGEKRYYTEVVAREILLLGSKMVSNHKN; encoded by the coding sequence ATGAAAACTATTAAAAATCACGTTCAGTTAATCGGGAACATTGGGCAAGACCCACAGGTTACAAATCTTGAAAATGGAAAAATTGTGGCGCAGTTCTCAATGGCTACAAATGAAAATTACAAGGATGCAAAAGGCGAAAAACAATCTGAAACCCATTGGCATAGTGTTGTGGCTTGGGGAAAACTCGCTACAATTATTGAAAAATATGCAGTAGTAGGAAAACAAATTGCTATTGAAGGCAAATTGGCACAACGCTCTTATGAAACCAAGGAAGGCGAAAAACGATACTATACCGAAGTTGTAGCAAGGGAAATTCTTTTGCTCGGGTCTAAAATGGTAAGTAACCATAAAAATTAA
- a CDS encoding single-stranded DNA-binding protein: MSTLKNHVQLIGNVGQEPTITNLESGKKVARFSLATNEYYKDAKGEKQTETNWHTVVAWGKTAEIIEKFVGKGKEVGVTGKLKSRSYEDKEGIKRYVTEIEANEILLLGSKNDK, translated from the coding sequence ATGAGTACTTTAAAAAATCACGTACAGTTAATCGGAAACGTTGGACAAGAGCCAACCATTACAAACCTTGAAAGCGGTAAAAAAGTAGCCCGTTTTTCACTCGCAACTAACGAGTATTACAAGGATGCCAAAGGCGAAAAACAAACAGAAACCAATTGGCATACCGTTGTGGCTTGGGGCAAGACTGCCGAAATTATCGAAAAATTTGTAGGTAAAGGCAAGGAAGTAGGTGTTACGGGAAAATTGAAATCCCGAAGCTACGAGGACAAAGAGGGTATCAAACGATATGTTACCGAAATCGAAGCAAATGAAATCCTTTTGCTTGGAAGCAAGAATGATAAGTAA
- a CDS encoding P-loop NTPase fold protein — protein sequence MQTAHIEEIFKEYLRKEATQYALLINGTWGSGKTFFWKTTLHAMVKKQELKPLYISLNGLKTVEQLQQQLMIKLIPFFGKPENKALKNIARLTGNIGNTVTKFFKVDFSNILSGVTLDGLKFNDKVICFDDLERCQIPIKELFGFINDFVEHKNLKCLILADAIKIDDNANYLKIKEKVIGRELNYEPELEKVLPTLYKTYTIEDEYFTFLKENKDYIYGIFFEYEEYNLRIISFFLDSLFKIYGSLKDVASEFQEEVILFTALISIEFKRGHLKSDESNDFNGLENTSYFWYQNRGKSVPMNSFFPEDKKEPEIEPTYAEKFYLKYVESRINEFQFYGSIYTYILSGYLDIKNLKDELEKRKPEEHPEEVLEFMRLVTYDFRSIDGNEFEKLVANVLQNAEKGLYSIYDYDRLSNFYHFFSQNGLIAKTSQEIDNILSKGLDLASKRKEINDRVFENLAHFAVSIPEMQPIRDKIIAVHKVIREESEASESNILMELLENEHIENLNQLFEAKKYSKDFLKYINGEQLFIVLTSVSNGTLVHFTKAMQERYKSSSLKHMFPDDFDSLNHLKVSIDNLILKDEELDKLRIFNWKELLEILDRACKLLATEDE from the coding sequence ATGCAAACAGCACATATTGAAGAGATTTTTAAAGAATATTTAAGGAAAGAAGCAACACAATACGCTTTACTTATTAATGGTACTTGGGGAAGTGGCAAGACATTTTTTTGGAAAACAACGCTGCACGCAATGGTAAAAAAACAAGAGCTAAAGCCATTATATATTTCGTTGAATGGATTGAAAACCGTAGAGCAGTTGCAACAGCAATTGATGATTAAATTAATTCCCTTTTTTGGAAAGCCTGAAAATAAAGCTTTAAAAAATATAGCAAGACTAACAGGTAACATAGGGAATACCGTAACCAAGTTTTTCAAGGTTGACTTCAGTAATATTTTGAGTGGTGTAACTTTGGATGGCTTAAAATTTAATGATAAAGTTATTTGTTTTGATGACCTTGAAAGATGCCAAATACCTATAAAAGAATTATTCGGCTTTATTAATGACTTCGTAGAGCACAAAAACTTGAAATGTCTAATCTTGGCTGATGCAATTAAAATTGATGACAATGCCAATTATTTAAAGATAAAAGAAAAAGTTATAGGCAGAGAACTTAATTATGAACCTGAACTGGAAAAAGTCCTTCCGACTCTCTATAAAACATATACTATCGAAGATGAGTATTTTACATTTTTAAAGGAAAATAAAGACTATATCTACGGGATATTTTTTGAATATGAAGAATATAATTTGAGAATCATATCGTTCTTTTTAGATAGTCTTTTTAAAATTTACGGAAGTCTGAAAGATGTAGCTTCGGAATTTCAAGAAGAGGTTATTCTGTTTACAGCTCTTATTTCAATTGAGTTCAAGAGAGGTCATTTGAAATCTGATGAGAGTAATGATTTCAACGGACTGGAAAATACATCTTATTTTTGGTATCAAAATAGAGGTAAAAGTGTTCCAATGAATAGCTTCTTTCCAGAAGATAAAAAAGAACCGGAGATAGAGCCAACCTATGCTGAAAAATTCTATTTGAAGTATGTGGAAAGTAGAATCAACGAGTTTCAATTTTACGGAAGCATTTACACTTATATCCTTTCAGGGTATCTTGATATTAAAAATTTAAAAGATGAACTGGAAAAAAGAAAGCCCGAAGAACATCCCGAAGAAGTATTGGAATTTATGAGACTCGTTACTTATGATTTTAGGTCTATTGATGGAAATGAATTTGAAAAATTAGTAGCAAACGTATTACAGAATGCTGAAAAGGGTCTTTATTCTATATATGATTATGATAGGCTCTCAAATTTTTATCATTTTTTTTCACAGAATGGATTAATTGCAAAAACATCGCAAGAAATCGACAATATACTTTCAAAAGGCTTGGATTTAGCTTCAAAGCGCAAGGAAATCAACGATAGAGTTTTTGAAAATTTAGCCCATTTTGCTGTTAGTATACCTGAAATGCAACCAATACGAGACAAAATTATTGCTGTGCATAAAGTCATTAGAGAGGAATCCGAAGCTTCAGAAAGCAATATATTGATGGAATTACTCGAAAATGAACATATTGAAAATTTAAACCAACTGTTTGAGGCAAAGAAATATTCTAAAGATTTTTTAAAGTATATAAATGGGGAACAACTCTTTATCGTTTTAACTTCAGTTAGTAATGGCACATTAGTACACTTTACCAAAGCAATGCAAGAGCGCTATAAGAGTTCGAGTTTAAAACATATGTTTCCAGATGATTTTGACAGTTTAAATCATTTGAAGGTATCAATCGATAATTTAATACTTAAAGACGAAGAACTTGATAAATTGAGAATATTTAATTGGAAAGAATTATTAGAAATCCTTGATAGAGCCTGTAAATTATTAGCAACCGAAGATGAATAG